The Salegentibacter mishustinae genome includes a window with the following:
- a CDS encoding DUF808 domain-containing protein gives MASGIFALLDDIATLMDDVAVMSKVAGKKTAGLLGDDLAVNAEKASGFMSSRELPVLWAITKGSFLNKLIILPLAFLLSAFLPAAITIILIIGGLYLAYEGAEKIHEYLFPHKHKKEKPKLEKLSEEEVLSREKEKIKSAILTDFILSVEIIIIALGAVGEEVLLTKILVVTIIAIVATVGVYGIVALIVRMDEFGAKLINLNDEENSFSDKVGHFLVNALPKVIKGLSIIGTIALLLVSGGIFVHNLHFYHDFIESIPVPGIILELLTGLVVGFIVFLVINSAVKIYKQFSTNSGQ, from the coding sequence ATGGCTTCAGGAATTTTTGCCCTTTTAGATGATATAGCAACCTTAATGGACGATGTAGCGGTAATGAGTAAAGTGGCAGGAAAGAAAACTGCCGGTTTGCTGGGAGATGATCTCGCCGTTAACGCCGAAAAAGCATCAGGGTTTATGTCTTCCAGGGAATTGCCGGTTCTTTGGGCAATTACTAAGGGGTCTTTTTTAAACAAGCTAATTATTTTGCCGCTGGCTTTTCTGCTAAGTGCATTTTTGCCTGCTGCTATTACTATTATATTAATTATTGGCGGACTCTACCTGGCTTATGAAGGGGCTGAAAAAATTCATGAATACCTTTTTCCGCATAAGCACAAAAAGGAAAAACCTAAACTAGAAAAACTTTCTGAAGAAGAAGTCTTAAGTAGGGAGAAGGAAAAGATAAAGTCGGCGATTTTAACCGATTTTATACTTTCTGTAGAGATTATCATAATTGCGCTTGGTGCTGTTGGGGAAGAAGTTTTGCTAACCAAAATATTGGTAGTTACAATTATCGCCATTGTGGCCACTGTTGGAGTTTATGGAATTGTTGCTTTAATCGTGAGAATGGACGAATTTGGCGCGAAGCTTATCAATTTAAATGATGAAGAGAATAGTTTTTCAGATAAAGTTGGGCACTTCCTGGTGAATGCATTACCCAAGGTGATTAAAGGATTGTCTATTATTGGAACTATCGCTTTACTTTTAGTTTCCGGAGGTATTTTTGTACATAATTTACATTTTTATCACGATTTTATAGAAAGTATACCGGTTCCCGGTATTATTCTGGAACTATTAACAGGTCTGGTAGTTGGTTTTATTGTTTTCCTAGTTATAAATTCTGCTGTTAAAATTTATAAGCAATTTTCCACTAATTCCGGCCAGTAA
- a CDS encoding RidA family protein: MEKSNQKPEYFLLRPEVEKSYGYSHAVKIGNSIKISGAVSMDNEGNPTAVGDFEQQMKNCYSDLEKVLKHYNSSFEDVVVENIFTTNMPKFLEFAGYRSEIYKTHFPTGSWLGVKELALPEFLIEIELEVHLEQ; the protein is encoded by the coding sequence ATGGAAAAGTCAAACCAAAAGCCTGAGTATTTTTTGCTCAGGCCAGAAGTAGAAAAATCCTATGGCTATTCACATGCCGTAAAAATTGGAAATAGTATAAAAATTTCCGGTGCCGTGAGTATGGATAACGAAGGGAATCCTACCGCTGTAGGAGATTTTGAACAACAAATGAAAAACTGTTATTCCGATTTGGAGAAAGTGCTGAAACATTATAACTCCAGCTTTGAGGATGTGGTTGTAGAAAACATATTTACCACCAATATGCCGAAATTTCTGGAATTTGCAGGCTATAGGAGCGAAATTTACAAAACGCATTTCCCCACCGGATCCTGGCTTGGCGTAAAAGAACTGGCGCTCCCCGAATTTTTGATTGAAATAGAACTGGAAGTTCATTTAGAACAATAA
- a CDS encoding nuclear transport factor 2 family protein → MKILKNKAVLLIAFLVTITTFSQEYEESQKINYKTGNPANWPANLDAVRAAPNNHKILLENDQVRVLEVYLAPEEKEPLHHHKWPSVLYIQEAGDFVDYDSSDKVIFDTQKLPEPLSFPLTMAKEPEAPHSVVNLSKTKPIRLIRVEMKPENNNQNIRIIDGLYKAFAEGDIPSVMEAMDKEIIWNEAEGNAYADGNPYIGPEAILNGVFARVGAEHEYFKLEDIELHEMSNNKVLATLRYDAKFKETGKTYNAQVAHLWTLKDGKISAFQQYVDTKKLNDAMGN, encoded by the coding sequence ATGAAAATTCTTAAAAACAAGGCCGTTTTGTTAATAGCATTTTTAGTGACCATTACCACTTTTAGCCAGGAATACGAGGAAAGTCAAAAAATAAATTATAAAACCGGCAACCCGGCTAATTGGCCCGCTAACCTGGACGCCGTGAGAGCCGCACCCAATAACCATAAAATCTTATTGGAGAATGACCAGGTAAGGGTACTTGAAGTTTATTTGGCTCCAGAAGAAAAAGAACCGCTTCACCATCACAAATGGCCTAGCGTTTTATACATTCAGGAAGCCGGTGATTTTGTTGATTATGATAGCAGCGATAAAGTTATTTTTGATACCCAAAAACTTCCAGAACCATTAAGCTTTCCGCTCACCATGGCCAAAGAACCGGAAGCACCGCATTCTGTCGTGAATCTTAGCAAGACAAAGCCAATAAGACTCATTCGTGTAGAGATGAAACCTGAAAATAACAACCAAAATATAAGAATTATTGATGGCCTTTATAAAGCTTTTGCCGAAGGTGATATTCCTTCTGTCATGGAAGCGATGGATAAAGAAATTATATGGAACGAAGCCGAAGGTAATGCTTATGCCGATGGTAATCCATATATAGGTCCGGAAGCTATTTTAAACGGAGTATTTGCAAGAGTTGGAGCTGAACACGAATATTTTAAACTTGAAGACATCGAACTACATGAAATGAGCAATAATAAAGTATTAGCTACTTTGCGCTATGATGCTAAATTTAAAGAAACCGGTAAAACTTATAACGCACAAGTTGCTCACCTATGGACTTTAAAAGATGGAAAAATTAGTGCCTTCCAGCAATATGTAGATACCAAAAAATTAAATGATGCGATGGGTAACTAG